One window of uncultured Methanoregula sp. genomic DNA carries:
- a CDS encoding roadblock/LC7 domain-containing protein, which translates to MLKEKITAFIEMIRSIEGITACALVSRDGIIAGRSFDRDLNEPWFGALSATILASAESVGSIIRMKSLQSVTIRAQDSSIIVMGAGENFLIAAIITDKADPEKVHSQMLAVAQKIGEAI; encoded by the coding sequence ATGTTGAAAGAGAAGATAACCGCATTCATTGAAATGATTCGATCCATCGAGGGAATCACAGCATGCGCCCTTGTATCCCGCGATGGGATCATCGCAGGCCGGAGTTTTGACCGGGATCTCAACGAACCCTGGTTTGGCGCCCTTTCCGCTACAATACTTGCATCGGCAGAATCGGTCGGAAGCATCATCAGGATGAAATCCTTACAATCGGTTACAATCCGGGCACAGGATTCTTCCATTATCGTTATGGGTGCGGGGGAAAACTTTCTCATTGCAGCCATCATCACTGATAAGGCAGATCCTGAGAAGGTTCACAGTCAGATGCTTGCGGTAGCACAGAAAATTGGTGAGGCGATTTAA
- the minD gene encoding cell division ATPase MinD: MIRAYTITSGKGGVGKTTLTVNLGISLALLNHQTYILDADIGMANMALILGMDDVPVTLHEVLAGKADIEDAIYEGPAGVKVVPSGISLQGFQQADPDKLRDVMHKLVDKCEYLLIDAPSGISKEGVVPLSVADQVILVVNPELASMADALKTKILCEVMGGKVYGAILNRAGSEHTELRSQSVEDVLGVKVIDVVPEDASVRRAAAYKMPCVLKYPNTEASRAFRRIAAEICGIEYEDKGPGHKEEGFVDRLARAVFR; encoded by the coding sequence ATGATCCGGGCCTATACCATCACTTCAGGAAAAGGTGGGGTGGGAAAGACCACGCTTACCGTCAATCTTGGTATTTCCCTTGCTCTTCTCAATCATCAGACCTATATCCTCGATGCTGATATCGGCATGGCAAACATGGCACTCATCCTGGGTATGGATGATGTCCCGGTCACCCTGCACGAGGTGCTTGCCGGCAAAGCGGATATCGAGGATGCCATCTACGAGGGGCCTGCCGGCGTCAAGGTAGTGCCCAGCGGTATCTCGCTCCAGGGTTTCCAGCAGGCAGATCCCGACAAGCTCCGGGATGTCATGCATAAACTCGTTGACAAGTGTGAATACCTGCTGATCGATGCCCCGAGCGGGATCTCCAAGGAGGGCGTTGTCCCGCTGTCGGTTGCCGACCAGGTCATCCTTGTCGTGAACCCGGAGCTTGCATCCATGGCCGATGCCCTCAAGACAAAGATCCTCTGCGAGGTCATGGGCGGCAAGGTGTACGGGGCGATCCTGAACCGGGCCGGATCCGAGCATACCGAGCTCCGTTCCCAGAGCGTGGAAGATGTTCTCGGCGTAAAAGTGATCGATGTCGTGCCGGAAGATGCGAGTGTCCGGAGAGCCGCTGCCTACAAAATGCCCTGTGTGCTGAAATATCCCAATACGGAAGCATCGAGAGCGTTTCGCAGGATCGCTGCCGAGATCTGCGGGATCGAATATGAGGACAAGGGCCCCGGGCACAAAGAAGAAGGGTTTGTCGACCGCCTCGCACGGGCCGTCTTCAGGTAA
- a CDS encoding ARMT1-like domain-containing protein, protein MKLTDTCIDCLLSRVVFECQLAGADQDCTKKTLASCGELLESMRGSTLSHPQIASAVHRNACEIVKNRDPFRELKTIGNNQALDVCRQVRGTLPAFRDRVLASVIGNTFDYAVKDHEVTTDFSTFFAQEFSKGLDRDDTDKILPLCKRVVYLTDNCGEIVFDRLLVEFLKTHGSHVTVAVRDAPILNDATMEDALALGFDRFADLLTTTGAGAEIGLDLDKMPPDLARAIDNCTIILSKGMANYESLSEYDSLPPVAYLMCVKCQVIAEDIGIPRGSKIALLRK, encoded by the coding sequence ATGAAACTCACGGACACCTGTATCGATTGTCTGCTGTCCCGGGTTGTTTTTGAATGCCAGCTTGCTGGTGCGGATCAGGACTGCACGAAGAAAACCCTTGCATCCTGTGGCGAACTTCTTGAATCCATGAGAGGTTCCACCCTTTCACACCCGCAGATAGCCAGTGCAGTGCACCGGAATGCCTGCGAAATAGTGAAAAACCGCGATCCGTTCCGGGAGCTCAAAACAATCGGGAACAACCAGGCTCTCGACGTCTGCCGCCAGGTGCGGGGAACACTCCCCGCATTCCGCGACCGTGTCCTTGCGAGCGTGATCGGCAACACCTTCGATTACGCGGTAAAGGATCACGAAGTTACTACCGATTTTTCCACGTTCTTTGCCCAGGAGTTCAGCAAGGGCCTTGACCGCGATGACACGGACAAGATACTCCCGCTCTGCAAGCGGGTGGTCTATCTCACGGACAACTGCGGGGAGATCGTCTTCGACCGGCTCCTGGTCGAGTTCCTCAAAACCCATGGCTCCCACGTCACCGTGGCGGTCAGGGACGCCCCGATCCTCAACGATGCCACCATGGAAGACGCCCTGGCCCTGGGTTTTGACCGGTTTGCCGATCTCCTGACCACGACCGGCGCCGGTGCTGAGATCGGGCTTGACCTCGATAAAATGCCCCCCGATCTGGCCCGGGCCATTGACAACTGCACGATCATCCTTTCCAAGGGCATGGCGAACTACGAGTCGCTGAGTGAATATGATTCCCTGCCACCGGTCGCCTACCTTATGTGCGTGAAGTGCCAGGTTATTGCCGAGGATATCGGCATTCCCCGGGGCTCGAAGATTGCGCTTCTGAGGAAATAA
- a CDS encoding NfeD family protein, translated as MVLLEGIALGWLLIVIGAFLLLVEVHSPGFFATVPATVMIILGILFLLGVNIFNSGWGVVVAVIVAICAAGFTVWMYGRITPNDSPTTISRDSLIGKEGRVTKEVDAKTLSGKVMIASTEWSAHSKGRIIPPGRKVKVVDSEGVHVVVEEVA; from the coding sequence ATGGTACTTCTGGAAGGAATTGCGCTCGGCTGGCTGCTCATCGTCATCGGTGCGTTCCTGCTCCTTGTCGAGGTTCACAGCCCCGGGTTCTTTGCCACCGTGCCGGCAACGGTGATGATTATCCTTGGTATCCTGTTCCTCCTGGGCGTAAATATTTTCAATTCCGGCTGGGGAGTCGTTGTTGCCGTCATTGTCGCCATCTGCGCCGCAGGCTTTACTGTCTGGATGTACGGCCGCATAACGCCAAATGACAGCCCCACGACCATCAGCCGGGACTCCCTCATCGGGAAGGAAGGGCGCGTCACAAAAGAGGTGGATGCAAAAACACTCTCCGGTAAAGTGATGATTGCCAGTACCGAGTGGAGTGCCCATTCCAAAGGACGGATCATTCCCCCGGGAAGGAAAGTAAAAGTCGTGGATTCGGAAGGGGTTCACGTTGTAGTTGAAGAGGTAGCATAA
- a CDS encoding SPFH domain-containing protein → MAFIDINTIIAIFLILVIVVIFAKGVVIIQPYEQGLQIRLGQYVGRMNPGFRWVVPFVSDITKLDLRTQVMEVPSQEVITKDNSPTNVDAIVYVRVIDPEKAYFEVANYRFATLALAQTSLRGIIGDMELDEVLYNRDVINTKLRDILDRETDQWGVKVERVEIKEVDPVEAVKNAMTEQTAAERARRAAILRADGEKRSAILKAEGLRQSMILEAEGERQSKVLRAEGERLSKILQAQGEAQGLRILSVGAAPLDRKAITVLSLDALKTMANGQATKIIFPFEISELIRQGAKFLGAKDETAEDVAGRPVMDDSILGVIPKQDTIDAILKDIQDAVPKVSEDELKDTSKRKVIALPVEDKAE, encoded by the coding sequence ATGGCTTTCATTGACATCAATACCATCATTGCGATATTCCTGATCCTTGTCATCGTCGTAATCTTTGCAAAAGGCGTGGTTATCATCCAGCCTTACGAACAGGGGCTCCAGATCCGCCTCGGCCAGTACGTGGGACGGATGAACCCCGGGTTCCGCTGGGTTGTTCCGTTCGTCAGCGACATCACCAAGCTCGACCTTAGAACGCAGGTCATGGAAGTCCCCAGCCAGGAAGTGATCACCAAGGACAATTCGCCAACCAACGTGGACGCGATCGTGTACGTGAGGGTGATCGACCCCGAGAAGGCATACTTCGAGGTGGCTAACTACCGGTTCGCAACGCTGGCGCTTGCCCAGACGAGCCTGCGTGGCATCATCGGCGACATGGAGCTCGACGAGGTCCTGTATAACCGGGACGTTATCAACACCAAGCTCCGCGATATCCTCGACCGCGAGACCGACCAGTGGGGTGTCAAGGTCGAGCGGGTCGAGATCAAGGAAGTGGACCCGGTCGAGGCGGTCAAGAACGCGATGACCGAGCAGACCGCAGCGGAACGTGCCCGCCGTGCAGCAATCCTGCGGGCAGACGGCGAGAAGCGGTCGGCGATCCTCAAAGCAGAAGGTCTCCGCCAGAGTATGATCCTCGAAGCGGAAGGCGAGCGGCAGAGCAAGGTGCTCCGGGCCGAAGGGGAGCGGCTCTCAAAGATCCTCCAGGCACAGGGTGAGGCTCAGGGACTCCGTATTCTCTCGGTCGGAGCCGCACCTCTTGACCGGAAAGCCATCACGGTTCTCTCGCTGGACGCACTCAAGACCATGGCCAACGGGCAGGCAACCAAGATCATCTTCCCGTTCGAGATCTCCGAGCTGATCCGCCAGGGTGCGAAGTTCCTTGGTGCAAAGGATGAAACCGCCGAGGATGTGGCAGGTCGGCCGGTCATGGATGACAGTATCCTTGGGGTCATTCCAAAGCAGGATACCATCGACGCGATCCTCAAGGACATACAGGACGCGGTTCCGAAAGTATCCGAAGATGAACTCAAGGATACGAGCAAGCGGAAAGTCATTGCTCTTCCTGTTGAAGACAAGGCAGAGTAA
- a CDS encoding site-2 protease family protein has product MDWILIIALLVAAYALAAYYIHSRKLWQDHITFYGPLMAIKTERVGFFDRFLPFSTFLRLYGTLGVVMVVVVSVLMTVMLFLAVQNIVVQRPGLTMANDPKNILAFPGVNDFIPFTFAVWFGLIITMIVHEFGHAILCRVEGIRVKTMGVLLAVIPIGAFVEPDEEDQEKSRGLAKMRMFGAGITNNIVLGLLCFGALILLLGFIVPLNAPLVHGVYVDSPAYAAGISPNSVIREVNGVSVATRDDVTMILNTTKPGDTVTLVIDNQGKSESHTLTLTSWPKEQGQRTSGYMGIVYYSAPAVKEEMFSYFREPVGLIILLALPLYTVMEPATWGPFNILKIDTVDAMMWQVPFPHFWFVIQILFWCGWFNMVVGTFNALPLLPLDGGLILKEGVDRILERRGWLQYSGYVVGAVSYTMILVLAAVVVLPFIINMPK; this is encoded by the coding sequence ATGGACTGGATCCTCATCATTGCGCTTCTCGTAGCGGCGTACGCTCTGGCTGCGTATTATATCCATTCAAGGAAACTCTGGCAGGACCATATCACCTTTTACGGCCCGCTGATGGCAATAAAAACCGAGCGGGTCGGGTTTTTCGACCGGTTCCTCCCGTTCAGTACGTTTCTCCGGCTCTATGGAACGCTCGGCGTTGTCATGGTCGTTGTCGTCTCAGTCCTGATGACTGTCATGCTTTTCCTCGCGGTTCAGAATATCGTTGTCCAGCGACCGGGGCTCACGATGGCAAATGATCCCAAGAATATCCTTGCGTTTCCTGGCGTGAACGATTTCATCCCGTTCACGTTTGCGGTCTGGTTCGGGCTTATCATCACGATGATCGTCCACGAGTTCGGCCATGCCATATTGTGCCGGGTGGAAGGCATCCGTGTCAAGACGATGGGTGTCCTCCTTGCGGTGATCCCCATCGGTGCATTTGTTGAACCCGATGAAGAGGACCAGGAGAAAAGCCGGGGGCTTGCAAAGATGCGGATGTTCGGAGCCGGCATAACCAACAATATCGTTCTGGGGCTGCTCTGCTTCGGGGCCCTCATTCTGCTCCTTGGGTTTATTGTGCCGCTCAACGCCCCGCTCGTGCACGGCGTATACGTTGATTCTCCCGCATATGCTGCAGGCATTTCCCCCAATTCGGTGATCCGTGAAGTGAACGGTGTCAGCGTAGCAACCAGGGACGATGTTACCATGATTCTTAACACTACAAAGCCCGGGGATACCGTTACGCTGGTGATCGATAACCAGGGAAAGTCCGAGTCGCATACCCTGACGCTCACGTCATGGCCAAAAGAGCAGGGCCAACGGACAAGTGGTTACATGGGAATCGTGTATTATAGCGCGCCTGCCGTTAAAGAAGAGATGTTCAGTTACTTCCGTGAGCCCGTCGGCCTCATCATCCTGCTTGCTCTGCCACTTTATACTGTTATGGAGCCGGCTACCTGGGGTCCGTTCAATATCCTGAAGATCGACACGGTTGATGCGATGATGTGGCAGGTGCCGTTTCCCCACTTCTGGTTTGTGATCCAGATTCTCTTCTGGTGCGGGTGGTTCAACATGGTTGTCGGGACGTTCAATGCCCTTCCCCTCCTCCCGCTCGATGGCGGTCTCATTCTCAAGGAAGGTGTTGACCGGATCCTTGAGCGGCGCGGCTGGTTACAGTATTCAGGATATGTTGTGGGTGCTGTCAGTTACACTATGATCCTGGTACTCGCGGCGGTAGTAGTGCTCCCTTTCATTATAAACATGCCAAAGTAA
- a CDS encoding PKD domain-containing protein, which yields MTKVSIVLIIMVIALLGGAVILSAIYSSGNDMRIFRIIPAGVVPSTVQTPIGTITINASVPPTPDLVPIYQGYYAAGGCVTYSSPNQTHAKNSIPSTSEAPLLAQNALAPYGGIPSDAVVTSVGQSSGKLRNISTDEVLATYLYSTGITYGQKINGMSTEGPGGVIQLEFGENGELLWLLKRWRTLEQIDQVPVISSTAAAEKLQRGEVLDHYPFEESSVNITVNNISLGYYTPYDKRQEVTVEPVWVFSGTKENGNKIKYCVDARVSGSSLQFANFTATPVSGKSPLTVMFTDTSTGPVSYWSWDFGDGTINSTRNPIHTYLNEGKYSVKLFVHDDERDNTITKAGYITVSST from the coding sequence ATGACCAAGGTTTCAATCGTGCTTATTATCATGGTTATCGCCCTTCTTGGCGGGGCAGTAATTTTGTCAGCGATATATTCCAGCGGCAATGATATGCGGATATTCAGGATTATTCCGGCAGGGGTCGTCCCGTCAACAGTTCAGACCCCAATCGGTACCATCACCATCAATGCATCCGTACCCCCAACTCCAGATTTAGTACCAATTTACCAGGGATACTATGCTGCAGGTGGGTGCGTAACCTATTCATCACCAAATCAAACACATGCAAAAAATAGTATTCCAAGTACATCCGAAGCCCCTCTTCTGGCTCAGAATGCATTAGCACCGTATGGAGGCATTCCTTCAGATGCTGTGGTAACCAGTGTGGGCCAAAGTTCCGGTAAACTGAGAAATATTTCAACGGATGAGGTCCTTGCAACATATCTTTACTCAACCGGAATCACGTATGGTCAAAAAATAAATGGTATGTCAACAGAAGGACCCGGAGGGGTTATCCAGCTCGAATTTGGAGAGAATGGAGAGTTATTATGGTTGTTAAAACGATGGAGGACACTGGAGCAGATCGATCAGGTACCGGTAATCTCATCAACAGCTGCTGCCGAAAAACTCCAGCGGGGAGAAGTCCTGGATCATTATCCGTTTGAAGAGTCTTCGGTGAATATTACGGTGAATAATATCTCCCTTGGGTATTATACCCCTTATGACAAACGGCAGGAAGTGACCGTAGAGCCCGTATGGGTTTTCTCCGGAACGAAAGAAAACGGCAATAAAATAAAATATTGTGTCGATGCCCGGGTATCCGGGAGTTCATTACAGTTTGCGAATTTCACGGCAACCCCGGTTTCAGGAAAATCTCCGTTGACCGTCATGTTTACTGATACTTCAACGGGACCGGTTTCCTATTGGAGTTGGGATTTCGGTGACGGCACAATTAACTCAACGCGGAACCCGATCCATACGTACCTGAACGAGGGTAAGTACTCGGTGAAGTTATTCGTTCATGATGATGAACGGGACAATACAATCACAAAGGCTGGATATATCACGGTCAGCTCGACATAG
- the rnhB gene encoding ribonuclease HII — MICGVDEAGKGSVLGPMVIAAVGVTSASVLDGLGMKDSKELSPRERERLYGLIRKQFTISTIKLDAQDIDRVRGEMTMNAAVARAHAQAINKIGPSCAYVDACDVNTFRYADMVKKSLDVPCEIVSEHHADQKFMVVSAASIVAKVVRDRAIATLARKYGEIGSGYPSDPVTIRYLSDYIDEHKVPPPIARRSWKTVENLLAKRTQSSLGDF, encoded by the coding sequence GTGATATGCGGGGTTGATGAAGCGGGTAAGGGCTCGGTGCTGGGCCCGATGGTGATTGCTGCCGTTGGCGTGACCTCGGCGTCCGTTCTCGACGGCCTGGGGATGAAGGACTCAAAGGAGCTCTCCCCCCGGGAGCGCGAACGGCTCTACGGCCTGATCCGGAAACAGTTCACCATCTCGACGATCAAACTCGACGCGCAGGATATTGACCGCGTACGGGGCGAGATGACCATGAATGCAGCGGTTGCCCGGGCCCATGCCCAGGCCATCAACAAAATTGGACCGAGCTGCGCCTATGTGGATGCCTGCGATGTCAATACCTTCCGGTATGCCGATATGGTGAAAAAGAGTCTTGATGTTCCCTGCGAGATCGTCTCGGAACACCATGCCGACCAGAAGTTCATGGTGGTCTCGGCTGCCAGTATCGTGGCAAAGGTTGTCCGGGACCGGGCGATTGCCACCCTTGCCAGAAAATACGGGGAGATCGGCAGCGGATACCCTTCGGACCCGGTCACGATCCGGTACCTGTCTGACTATATTGATGAGCACAAGGTTCCGCCGCCCATTGCCCGCAGGAGCTGGAAGACCGTTGAGAATCTTCTTGCAAAGAGGACACAAAGCAGTCTTGGTGACTTTTAA
- a CDS encoding TrkA family potassium uptake protein: MYIIIVGLGGIGRNLAKHAVEHAHNVVVIDQEEARCSEVLEHYDVLAVTGNATDKTILEEAGIDRADALIATTSDDAVNLMTCWLAKRFRVPNVVAIVNQQAHSDFFKEVGVRISENPDELVASRLYYWTQNPQLQQLASIPGGSIFEIVAENGSPIVGHEIRELKVKDFVFIAIRRTSGELIIPSGSVKIQPGDIFTVFTKKEAEDDCLRLLNKQLKKSAE, from the coding sequence ATGTACATCATCATCGTGGGGCTTGGGGGCATTGGAAGGAACCTGGCAAAACATGCAGTCGAGCATGCGCACAACGTTGTGGTCATCGACCAGGAGGAGGCCCGGTGCAGCGAGGTCCTGGAGCACTACGATGTACTTGCCGTGACCGGCAATGCAACTGACAAGACCATCCTTGAAGAGGCGGGAATCGACCGGGCCGACGCCCTTATTGCAACCACGAGCGACGATGCCGTCAACCTGATGACCTGCTGGCTTGCAAAGCGATTCCGGGTGCCAAACGTGGTTGCTATCGTCAACCAGCAGGCCCACTCCGACTTTTTCAAGGAAGTCGGGGTCCGGATCAGCGAGAACCCGGACGAGCTCGTTGCCTCCCGGCTCTATTACTGGACCCAGAACCCGCAGCTCCAGCAGCTTGCATCGATCCCGGGCGGTTCCATCTTCGAGATCGTTGCCGAGAACGGGTCGCCTATCGTGGGGCACGAGATCCGCGAACTCAAGGTCAAGGATTTCGTCTTCATCGCAATCCGGAGAACGAGCGGTGAACTGATCATCCCGAGCGGCAGCGTGAAGATCCAGCCGGGCGACATATTCACAGTTTTTACCAAAAAAGAGGCCGAGGACGACTGCCTCCGGCTCCTCAACAAGCAACTGAAAAAATCAGCGGAGTGA
- a CDS encoding NAD(P)/FAD-dependent oxidoreductase, translating to MKSKYDVLVIGGGPAGALAAKTAVEKGLSACIVEKRPAIGAPVRCAEGIGQEALHEFIEPDPRWISAEMTGAGIVAPDGFFMKLESEFAGSKVGYVLDRKFFDRELVWKAAQAGADVAVKSRASAPIMENGVVKGAKIEYCGKVTSVRAEVVIAADGVESKFSKWCGIDTTVPAREIMSSVQYVMADIDIDEHSTIFYLGNDVAPEGYLWIFPKGKRTANVGIGISGKKSGDGHRAKDYLDKFVKKTFPHGKTIEYIPGGVSVCRPLACTVADGLMITGDAARVVDPLTGGGIYNAMFTGRLAAQVAAECIGKGDVSKKALMKYDKEWRASKMGKAIERNYHIKEYLIKQPDAKLNEIIHSVSKLNLKEFSTLTLIKEIIRVNPKLVLELGALAASLR from the coding sequence ATGAAAAGTAAGTACGACGTTCTCGTCATCGGCGGCGGTCCGGCCGGTGCCCTGGCAGCGAAGACTGCGGTCGAAAAAGGCCTCTCTGCCTGTATTGTCGAGAAGCGCCCTGCTATCGGCGCCCCGGTCCGGTGTGCGGAAGGAATCGGCCAGGAAGCCCTCCACGAGTTCATCGAACCCGACCCGCGCTGGATCTCTGCCGAGATGACCGGTGCCGGTATCGTTGCTCCCGATGGTTTTTTCATGAAACTCGAATCCGAGTTTGCCGGCAGCAAAGTCGGGTATGTTCTCGACCGCAAGTTCTTCGACCGTGAGCTGGTCTGGAAAGCGGCACAGGCAGGAGCCGACGTTGCCGTCAAGTCCCGGGCATCCGCCCCCATCATGGAAAATGGCGTAGTCAAAGGCGCAAAGATCGAGTACTGCGGCAAAGTCACCAGTGTCCGTGCCGAAGTTGTCATTGCCGCCGACGGCGTGGAATCCAAGTTTTCGAAATGGTGCGGCATCGATACTACCGTTCCGGCCCGCGAGATCATGAGCTCGGTCCAGTACGTGATGGCCGATATCGATATCGACGAACACTCCACGATCTTCTACCTCGGCAACGATGTTGCACCCGAAGGATACCTCTGGATCTTCCCGAAGGGGAAACGGACCGCAAACGTTGGTATCGGTATCTCCGGCAAGAAGAGCGGCGACGGCCACCGGGCAAAGGACTACCTTGACAAGTTCGTGAAAAAGACGTTCCCGCACGGCAAGACCATCGAATATATCCCCGGCGGTGTCTCGGTCTGCAGGCCGCTGGCATGCACGGTTGCCGACGGCCTGATGATCACGGGCGATGCGGCCCGGGTCGTTGATCCCTTAACCGGTGGCGGCATCTACAACGCGATGTTCACCGGCAGGCTTGCAGCCCAGGTTGCAGCCGAATGCATTGGCAAGGGCGATGTCTCCAAAAAAGCCCTCATGAAATATGACAAGGAATGGCGTGCCTCGAAGATGGGAAAAGCCATCGAGCGCAACTACCACATCAAGGAATATCTCATCAAGCAGCCCGATGCAAAACTCAACGAGATCATCCACTCGGTCTCAAAACTCAATCTCAAGGAATTCTCCACCCTTACCCTGATAAAAGAGATAATCCGGGTCAACCCGAAACTGGTGCTCGAGCTTGGGGCGCTCGCAGCATCACTCCGCTGA
- a CDS encoding 4Fe-4S binding protein: MLKVHRDICGYCGCCVSVCPEGALELIDAYLSVENNCTSCGVCAKVCPLGALEVVDEK, from the coding sequence ATGCTCAAAGTACATCGGGATATCTGTGGATATTGCGGATGCTGCGTATCGGTCTGCCCGGAAGGCGCCCTTGAACTGATCGATGCGTACCTGTCCGTGGAGAACAACTGCACCAGCTGTGGTGTCTGCGCAAAAGTCTGCCCCCTTGGCGCCCTGGAGGTAGTTGATGAAAAGTAA
- a CDS encoding endonuclease Q family protein encodes MHVNADLHIHSPYSIAVSRFMQPDQLLKGCATKGIQVLGTGDALQPDWMKGWEPFFENDAGIVIVPQGEIEDKKRVHHVILAEDPAQFSQLRDLLEGTCKSFVTSGRPHVYLSGEEIANAAHDVGALVGPAHAFTPWTAMYAYFDSVPACYGNAKIDFVELGLSADSSYGAAIPDLYDIPFLTNSDAHSPYPDKLGREFNRLRIEQPTAKGVLESIRKRAVTMNAGFFPEEGKYNRTACTRCYTQYSLEDALQHAWRCPADGGIIKKGVSDRALELSHGSEARPRPPYLRVIPLAQIIQTMEGASSPNTKKCKAIYASFISTFGNEIAVLIDIPVAEIRTIHPKVADAIAALRNGTVTLHPGGGGKYGTFSLG; translated from the coding sequence ATGCACGTGAATGCCGACCTGCACATCCATTCCCCGTACTCGATTGCCGTATCCCGGTTCATGCAGCCTGATCAGCTGCTGAAAGGGTGTGCAACCAAGGGCATCCAGGTACTCGGCACCGGTGACGCCCTCCAGCCTGACTGGATGAAAGGATGGGAACCGTTCTTTGAGAACGATGCCGGTATCGTCATTGTGCCCCAGGGAGAGATCGAGGACAAAAAAAGGGTCCACCACGTGATCCTGGCAGAAGATCCCGCCCAGTTTTCCCAGCTCCGCGACCTGCTGGAAGGCACCTGCAAGAGTTTTGTCACGAGCGGCCGGCCCCATGTGTACCTGAGCGGCGAAGAGATTGCAAATGCAGCCCACGATGTGGGGGCACTGGTCGGGCCGGCCCACGCCTTCACCCCGTGGACCGCGATGTACGCCTACTTCGACAGCGTCCCTGCCTGCTATGGCAATGCGAAGATCGATTTTGTCGAGCTCGGCCTTTCCGCGGACAGCTCTTACGGTGCAGCGATTCCTGACCTCTACGATATCCCCTTCCTGACCAATTCGGATGCCCACAGCCCGTACCCGGACAAGCTCGGCCGGGAGTTCAACCGGCTCCGGATCGAGCAGCCAACCGCAAAGGGCGTGCTTGAATCTATCCGGAAGAGAGCGGTTACCATGAACGCCGGGTTCTTTCCCGAGGAAGGGAAATACAACCGCACTGCCTGCACCCGGTGCTACACGCAGTACTCACTCGAAGATGCACTACAGCATGCATGGCGATGCCCGGCTGATGGCGGGATCATCAAGAAAGGCGTGTCCGACCGGGCATTAGAACTCTCGCATGGCAGCGAGGCACGTCCCCGGCCGCCATACCTCCGTGTCATTCCCCTTGCCCAGATCATCCAGACCATGGAAGGCGCATCGTCCCCGAACACCAAGAAGTGCAAGGCGATCTATGCCTCGTTTATCAGCACGTTCGGCAATGAGATTGCCGTGCTCATCGATATTCCGGTTGCGGAGATCCGAACTATCCACCCAAAGGTTGCCGATGCAATTGCGGCCCTGCGGAATGGCACCGTGACCCTGCACCCGGGCGGCGGGGGGAAGTACGGGACATTCTCGCTCGGCTGA
- a CDS encoding redoxin domain-containing protein: MIQSVIVQVGDPARNFSLKDQNDKTFDLYEQEGKRVLLSFHPLAWTEYCAAQMKSLEEKRDVLAAHNCIPVGISVDSVPCKKAWAKNLGISRTSLLCDFWPHGAVAGKYGLFRDANGFSERANVIVDEKQRVVFVKVYPVHSVPDIGEIIAFLEK; encoded by the coding sequence ATGATACAGTCCGTTATTGTACAGGTGGGCGACCCGGCCCGGAACTTCTCGCTCAAGGACCAGAACGACAAGACCTTCGATCTCTATGAGCAGGAAGGCAAACGTGTACTGCTCTCCTTCCACCCGCTCGCATGGACGGAGTATTGTGCTGCCCAGATGAAGTCGCTCGAAGAGAAGCGGGATGTGCTTGCGGCACACAACTGCATTCCTGTCGGGATCAGTGTCGATTCCGTTCCCTGCAAGAAGGCATGGGCAAAGAATCTCGGGATCTCCCGGACATCTCTTCTCTGCGATTTCTGGCCGCACGGGGCGGTTGCGGGGAAATACGGGCTATTCCGGGACGCAAACGGGTTCTCCGAGAGGGCGAACGTGATCGTGGACGAGAAGCAGAGAGTGGTTTTCGTAAAAGTCTATCCCGTGCACTCCGTGCCGGATATCGGGGAGATCATCGCATTCCTGGAGAAATAA